Proteins encoded in a region of the Fusarium falciforme chromosome 6, complete sequence genome:
- a CDS encoding MFS domain-containing protein, giving the protein MDDISLTSGAPGHEPASKGPGVTIDVVDPSDSKVHAAKFSTKRKIHVVVAGLACAFNGSFGTSMPSGALNAISSHFGVYDQVQLTLLNSLNLAGFVVGPLFFGPLSEYIGRRPVMISTFFGYLVFMLACSGAPNYTALLIFRLLCGLNAAAPMAVIGGLYADVLDDPSERGTAMSLYLAISGIGPLLGPFVSGFASQASWRWAFWAAALIAVPTLPLVLTLPETFAPVLRNREIHKRRKHGVEGVEEAQMTELHPFDAREIFLRPVVMMATEPILSLSSLYLTLANSLFYISFQAYPLVFEGMYHLRTEIAGLTYLPIALGSVIAFLGFMVYTPWYDRSKAAGKSWAQREINRRLPIACFAAPLLVIALFCFGWTSKPSISPYVPAIGGFFSGAGFLLIFMSILNYITDVFREASASAHAGAGCMRSLGAIVIPLAAGPMYDRLGVHWAQSLLGFLSLVMGAIPFFFMKYGERLMQKSKAAQGITR; this is encoded by the exons ATGGACGATATATCACTTACTAGTGGTGCCCCCGGACATGAACCTGCGTCTAAAGGACCAGGGGTCACCATAGATGTCGTCGATCCCTCTGACTCCAAGGTTCATGCGGCCAAGTTTTCAACG AAGCGAAAAATACATGTTGTAGTAGCAGGCCTGGCCTGTGCCTTCAACGGCAGTTTTGGAACCTCGATGCCTTCAGGTGCCCTCAATGCTATCTCGAGCCACTTTGGAGTTTATGACCAAGTACAGCTGACTCTACTCAACTCACTCAATCTGGCCGGCTTCGTTGTTGGACCCCTCTTCTTTGGACCCTTGAGCGAATACATCGGGCGCCGGCCAGTGATGATATCTACATTCTTTGGCTACCTTGTTTTCATGCTCGCATGCTCTGGAGCTCCTAACTACACGGCCCTCTTAATCTTCCGCCTTCTCTGTGGTCTGAATGCCGCCGCCCCCATGGCCGTAATAGGTGGCCTTTACGCCGATGTGCTCGACGACCCTTCAGAACGTGGCACCGCCATGTCCCTTTACCTAGCCATCAGCGGAATAGGTCCCCTTCTAGGACCCTTCGTCTCCGGTTTTGCCTCTCAAGCATCCTGGAGATGGGCGTTCTGGGCCGCAGCCCTAATTGCCGTCCCGACACTCCCACTGGTGTTGACCCTGCCCGAGACATTTGCGCCGGTTCTCCGCAACAGGGAAATTCACAAGCGCCGAAAGCACGGAGTGGAGGGCGTTGAGGAGGCCCAAATGACAGAATTGCACCCGTTTGACGCTCGAGAGATATTCTTGCGCCCTGTAGTCATGATGGCTACAGAGCCGATCCTTTCACTCTCATCCCTTTATTTGACATTGGCGAATTCACTATTTTACATCTCTTTCCAGGCGTATCCTCTAGTATTTGAAG GCATGTATCATCTTCGCACCGAGATTGCTGGCCTCACCTATCTACCCA TCGCCCTTGGTTCGGTGATAGCTTTCCTGGGATTCATGGTCTACACACCGTGGTACGATCGGTCCAAAGCAGCTGGCAAGTCTTGGGCTCAACGAGAAATAAACCGTCGGCTACCAATCGCCTGTTTTGCCGCTCCTCT ACTTGTCATCGCGCTCTTTTGCTTTGGTTGGACATCCAAACCCTCAATCTCACCATACGTCCCAGCGATTGGGGGATTCTTCTCTGGCGCTGGATTCCTCCTGATATTTATGAGCATCCTGAACTACATCACCGACGTGTTTCGCGAGGCATCGGCATCGGCCCACGCCGGAGCAGGATGCATGAGATCTCTTGGTGCCATCGTCATTCCGCTCGCGGCTGGTCCCATGTATGATCGACTTGGCGTTCACTGGGCACAGAGCCTCCTTGGGTTTCTCTCACTGGTCATGGGGGCTATACCGTTCTTCTTTATGAAGTATGGCGAGAGATTGATGCAGAAAAGCAAAGCTGCTCAGGGGATAACACGATAA
- a CDS encoding Rieske domain-containing protein, with product MRPYPRILQVFRIQTRRPITLSRAFSTCRPMAQEYKIKDLSSLDLSPGAKKEVEVEGIENGKVLLVNVKGKIQAVGARCTHYGAPLVKGVLTSEGRLTCPWHGACFNVKTGDVEDAPALDHLPVFQVAERNGAVYLTGEEAAVKGSRRKPNIKCAAASGAQKEKVVVIGGGSGTLGLVEGLREKGYKGPLTVISNEGYYPIDRTKLSKTLMTDLSKLTWRDKSWYESGSVEFIESEVTDVDFNDRYVTTNDGKKVEYTKLVLATGGTPRRLPLQGFKVLDNIFTLRSVHDTRKIVNAIGEKGKKIVVIGSSFIGIELAVATSNDNQVTVVGMEKVPLERVLGEKVGAGLQKALEGKGVKFYMGASVDKAEPDTSNPSNVGAVYLKDGTKLDADLVVLGIGVSPATGFLQNNKAVQLEKDGSLKTDDNYAVVGLKDVYAIGDIATFPYHGPGGDGTHIRIEHWNVAQQSGRIVANHIVNPSSAPEHFIPIFWSALGAQLRYCGNTIPGFDDIVLEGDPTENKFIAYYCKGETVVAMASMGRDPAMSQSAELMRVNKMLTKTQLQEGMSVL from the exons ATGCGTCCGTACCCCAGAATACTTCAAGTTTTTCGTATACAAACTCGACGACCTATTACTTTATCGCGGGCTTTCTCCACTTGCAGACCAATGGCTCAGGAATACAAGATCAAGGACCTCTCGTCCCTCGACCTCTCGCCTGGCGCGaagaaggaggtcgaggtggAGGGTATTGAGAATGGCAAGGTCCTGCTTGTAAATGTCAAAGGAAAGATCCAAGCTGTTGGGGCCAGGTGCACTCATTATGGCGCTCCTCTCGTTAAGGGCGTGCTGACGAGTGAGGGTCGATTGACTTGTCCATGGCACGGAG CCTGTTTCAATGTCAAAACCGGCGACGTCGAAGATGCTCCTGCCCTCGATCATCTGCCCGTATTCCAAGTCGCTGAGCGAAACGGCGCCGTGTACCTCACAGGCGAAGAGGCGGCCGTCAAAGGCTCGCGAAGAAAGCCCAACATCAAGTGCGCAGCTGCCAGTGGTGCTCAAAAGGAAAAGGTCGTCGTCATTGGAGGAGGTTCAGGCACCTTGGGCTTGGTCGAAGGTCTTCGTGAGAAGGGCTACAAGGGCCCATTGACCGTCATCTCCAACGAGGGCTACTACCCCATTGATCGCACCAAGCTGAGCAAGACTCTCATGACGGACCTTAGCAAGCTGACTTGGCGAGACAAGTCTTGGTATGAGAGCGGATCTGTCGAGTTTATTGAGAGCGAGGTCACTGATGTCGATTTCAACGATCGCTACGTCACGACGAATGATGGCAAGAAAGTTGAGTACACCAAGCTTGTCCTTGCAACAGGCGGAACGCCCAGACGATTGCCTCTTCAAGGATTCAAGGTCCTTGACAACATCTTTACCCTGCGTAGTGTTCACGATACTAGAAAGATTGTGAACGCGATCGgcgagaagggcaagaagattgTGGTCATTGGCTCCTCCTTCATCGGAATTGAACTGGCTGTGGCTACGAGCAACGACAACCAAGTCACCGTCGTCGGCATGGAAAAGGTCCCCCTCGAGCGAGTCCTCGGCGAAAAGGTCGGTGCAGGCCTCCAGAAAGCGCTCGAGGGCAAGGGAGTCAAGTTCTACATGGGCGCAAGTGTTGACAAGGCCGAGCCGGACACATCCAATCCTTCCAATGTCGGTGCTGTCTATCTCAAGGACGGCACCAAACTGGACGCCGACCTCGTGGTTCTTGGTATCGGTGTCTCTCCTGCGACCGGGTTCCTGCAAAACAACAAGGCCGTTCAGCTGGAAAAGGATGGCTCTCTCAAGACGGACGACAACTACGCCGTTGTGGGCTTGAAGGATGTCTATGCGATTGGAGATATCGCTACCTTCCCTTATCACGGACCTGGCGGTGATGGAACACACATTCGAATTGAGCATTGGAACGTGGCGCAACAGTCCGGTCGCATCGTCGCAAACCACATCGTCAACCCATCCAGCGCGCCTGAGCACTTTATCCCCATCTTCTGGTCGGCTCTGGGAGCTCAGCTGCGATACTGCGGCAACACCATACCCGGCTTCGATGACATTGTTCTTGAAGGTGACCCGACCGAGAACAAGTTCATTGCCTACTACTGCAAGGGAGAGACGGTGGTGGCTATGGCGAGCATGGGAAGAGATCCGGCCATGTCCCAGAGCGCGGAGCTGATGAGAGTCAACAAGATGCTTACAAAGACTCAGCTTCAAGAGGGAATGAGTGTGCTGTGA
- a CDS encoding Zn(2)-C6 fungal-type domain-containing protein encodes MSPANGRRRVNGRACTHCHRLKIRCDILEKGPPCTGCSSRNRPGCHIYPKKQRRGAAAAAARLLSPVPIRPREPTPVELATDSSSPLEVDTVQRLVANEDGEYDASNLADFLGRHDMKEADYGRLTRVCFIGTGMSNCHYLVRQNFPRAGDESSVHLGYSQMRVKGTSYYRFVPPEILERPDKELADRLLRAYFDSVNCGWPIVDEEEFMVQYEGKDPENPLSSALMNSIFLVGAHVLSSHDESMHSLKPVFFRRAKTLIDYQFETDRLVYVQAALLMTWHSDGFEEVAISAWHWIGIGARTAMAFGMHRDATRSRMLPAHKRVYTRLWWVLFQFDTISALSSGRPQAINLDDSDVPDLEYSHFEGIPNAQRDFVIYQTKLCVIISRAMREGWALRSSPEDRVRATRKADESLAEFILQLPSKVQLRYSTLDTWQSILHLTYNNFVILVHRPLPKQSMAEDVRPDQCNDPALCGDSAKTIAAIFETLPQDVLSTLWLYSTNVLITATIHIIHEAGSSKPIVAARSLHILEILMAALRGLSKHWHYARAWLHFVEQRALKLKQQRAAKAVQAGGPDEDQGRENGQAAAPLGGTEEMSASRENEDRCDVEESFLDAITNGAAGAIGATPDGGFCSDGADVSLPDDLFLFDALTLDLFPDGWQGDASSEKQC; translated from the exons ATGTCCCCCGCCAATGGACGAAGAAGAGTAA ATGGGCGGGCTTGCACACATTGCCACCGACTCAAGATACGCTGCGATATCCTTGAAAAAGGACCTCCCTGCACGGGGTGCAGCTCTCGAAACCGGCCAGGCTGCCACATTTATCCAAAGAAACAGCGTagaggagctgctgctgctgctgcccggCTCCTTTCACCAGTGCCAATTCGTCCACGCGAGCCAACACCCGTCGAGCTCGCGACAGATTCGAGCTCACCCTTGGAGGTCGACACGGTTCAGAGGTTGGTTGCCAATGAGGATGGCGAATATGATGCCAGCAATTTGGCCGACTTTCTCGGCCGTCACGACATGAAGGAAGCCGATTATGGCCGCTTGACCCGGGTTTGCTTCATCGGCACCGGCATGTCCAACTGTCACTACCTCGTCCGTCAGAATTTCCCCCGGGCCGGCGACGAGAGCAGCGTCCATTTGGGTTACAGTCAGATGCGAGTCAAGGGGACCTCTTACTATCGGTTTGTGCCCCCCGAGATCCTTGAACGCCCGGACAAGGAACTGGCCGACAGACTGCTTCGAGCATACTTTGACTCTGTAAACTGTGGATGGCCTAtcgttgacgaggaagagttTATGGTGCAGTACGAGGGCAAGGACCCTGAGAACCCCTTATCTTCGGCCCTGATGAATTCCATTTTCCTCGTCGGGGCACATGTCTTGTCGTCTCACGATGAGAGCATGCACTCACTAAAGCCCGTGTTTTTCCGCAGGGCCAAGACTCTGATTGACTACCAGTTCGAGACAGATCGGCTTGTTTATGTCCAGGCAGCTCTCTTGATGACGTGGCATTCTGATGGGTTCGAGGAGGTTGCTATTAGTGCGTGGCACTGGATTGGAATTGGTGCTCGGACAGCCATGGCCTTTGGCATGCATCGCGATGCGACTCGGTCCAGGATGCTGCCGGCTCATAAGAGAGTCTATACGCGGCTATGGTGGGTTCTGTTCCAGTTTGACACCATCTCGGCTCTGTCGTCGGGTCGACCGCAGGCAAT AAACCTAGACGACTCTGATGTTCCTGATCTCGAGTATTCCCACTTCGAGGGGATTCCCAACGCGCAGAGGGACTTTGTTATATACCAAACCAAGCTTTGCGTCATAATATCACGGGCGATGAGGGAGGGCTGGGCCCTTAGATCCTCCCCCGAAGACCGCGTTCGAGCGACGAGAAAGGCCGACGAGTCTCTCGCAGAGTTCATCCTCCAACTTCCTTCAAAGGTTCAGCTGCGGTACTCCACGCTTGATACGTGGCAGTCGATCCTTCACCTCACCTACAACAACTTTGTCATCCTGGTCCATCGACCTCTGCCAAAGCAAAGCATGGCTGAAGACGTACGGCCGGACCAGTGCAACGATCCTGCGCTGTGCGGAGACTCCGCAAAGACTATCGCCGCCATATTTGAGACCCTGCCTCAGGATGTGTTATCGACGTTGTGGCTGTACAGTACCAACGTCCTCATTACGGCAACTATCCACATCATCCACGAGGCGGGGTCGAGTAAGCCTATCGTCGCGGCCAGATCACTACACATCCTCGAGATCCTAATGGCGGCTCTGAGGGGACTATCGAAACATTGGCATTATGCGCGCGCGTGGCTACATTTTGTTGAACAGCGGGCGTTGAAGTTGAAGCAGCAACGAGCTGCAAAGGCGGTTCAGGCGGGCGGGCCTGATGAGGACCAAGGGCGGGAAAACGGGCAGGCCGCGGCGCCTCTTGGGGGAACAGAAGAGATGTCGGCCTCGCGAGAAAATGAAGATCGATGCGATGTAGAAGAGTCATTTCTCGATGCTATCACAAACGGGGCCGCCGGAGCAATCGGCGCGACTCCAGACGGAGGCTTCTGCTCTGACGGAGCTGATGTTAGTCTTCCCGATGACTTATTCCTCTTTGATGCTTTAACGCTGGATCTCTTCCCTGACGGTTGGCAAGGAGACGCTTCGTCAGAGAAACAATGCTAG